In Halobacterium sp. R2-5, the following are encoded in one genomic region:
- a CDS encoding tRNA uridine(34) 5-carboxymethylaminomethyl modification radical SAM/GNAT enzyme Elp3, with protein MSADADSAFEAACEELVERILEGDVDEDDVESAKLEVCSEHSASKVPKHSDLLDFAPEDRREDLEDVLQRKPVRTASGVTPVAIMTSPHMCPHGKCLYCPGGPASEFSSSQSYTGHEPAAARGVQNDYDPYGQVTLRLHQLREIGHPIDKVELIVMGGTMTARSHDYQEWFAKRALEALNDFDPEQEPNPSDTESFAQDPEEYEFSYLEDVIAENEHGDIRNIGTTFETKPDWCDPEQVSRMLDLGGTKVEVGVQTTYERINREMHRGHGVQASIDANRRLRDAAFKVGFHMMPGQPGMSKEMCLEDFRRLFEDENWKPDYLKIYPTLVVRDTVTYDMWRNEEFEPLRNEEAAELVAEIMDMIPRYTRLQRVQRDIPADHIDAGVWKSNLRQLAWEKMDEHGYTCECIRCREAGMNDEDPENVELDVTTYDAAGGTEHFISFEDFEKDLLVGFARLRFPNDPVRDELEDAALLRELHVYGGEVGVGDDTADGQHQHQGYGQRLMERAEEMAADAGFGKLSVISGIGARQYYKQKLGYRQDGPYVSKRL; from the coding sequence ATGAGCGCGGACGCCGATTCCGCATTCGAGGCCGCCTGCGAGGAGCTCGTCGAACGCATCCTCGAGGGGGACGTCGACGAGGACGACGTCGAGAGCGCGAAGCTCGAGGTGTGCTCGGAGCACTCCGCGTCGAAGGTGCCCAAGCACTCCGACCTGCTGGACTTCGCGCCGGAGGACCGCCGCGAGGACCTCGAAGACGTCCTCCAGCGCAAGCCCGTGCGGACCGCGTCGGGCGTGACGCCGGTCGCCATCATGACGAGCCCGCACATGTGCCCGCACGGCAAGTGCCTGTACTGTCCGGGCGGCCCCGCCAGCGAGTTCTCGTCGAGTCAGTCGTACACGGGCCACGAGCCCGCGGCCGCTCGCGGCGTGCAGAACGACTACGACCCGTACGGCCAGGTGACGCTGCGGCTCCACCAGCTCCGGGAGATCGGCCATCCGATCGACAAGGTCGAGCTCATCGTGATGGGCGGGACGATGACCGCGCGCAGCCACGACTACCAGGAGTGGTTCGCGAAGCGCGCGCTCGAAGCCCTCAACGACTTCGACCCCGAGCAGGAACCCAATCCCTCCGATACGGAGTCGTTCGCGCAAGACCCCGAGGAGTACGAGTTCTCCTACCTCGAAGACGTCATCGCGGAGAACGAGCACGGCGACATCCGGAACATCGGGACGACGTTCGAGACGAAGCCCGACTGGTGTGACCCCGAGCAGGTGAGTCGGATGCTCGACCTCGGCGGCACCAAGGTGGAGGTGGGCGTCCAGACGACCTACGAGCGCATCAACCGCGAGATGCACCGCGGGCACGGCGTGCAGGCGTCCATCGACGCGAACCGTCGGCTGCGGGACGCCGCGTTCAAGGTCGGCTTCCACATGATGCCGGGCCAGCCGGGCATGAGCAAGGAGATGTGCCTGGAGGACTTCCGGCGGCTGTTCGAGGACGAGAACTGGAAGCCGGACTACCTCAAGATCTACCCGACGCTCGTCGTCCGCGACACCGTCACGTACGACATGTGGCGCAACGAGGAGTTCGAGCCGCTGCGAAACGAGGAGGCCGCGGAGCTCGTCGCGGAAATCATGGACATGATTCCGCGGTACACGCGCCTCCAGCGCGTCCAGCGGGACATCCCCGCGGACCACATCGACGCGGGTGTCTGGAAGTCGAACCTCCGCCAGCTCGCCTGGGAGAAGATGGACGAACACGGCTACACCTGCGAGTGCATCCGCTGCCGGGAGGCCGGGATGAACGACGAGGACCCGGAGAACGTCGAACTCGACGTCACGACGTACGACGCCGCGGGCGGCACGGAGCACTTCATCAGCTTCGAGGACTTCGAGAAGGACCTCCTCGTCGGCTTCGCACGCCTGCGCTTCCCGAACGACCCGGTCCGGGACGAACTGGAGGACGCGGCGCTGCTCCGCGAGCTCCACGTCTACGGCGGCGAAGTCGGCGTCGGCGACGACACGGCTGACGGCCAGCACCAGCACCAGGGCTACGGCCAGCGCCTCATGGAGCGCGCCGAGGAGATGGCCGCCGACGCTGGCTTCGGGAAGCTTAGCGTCATCTCGGGAATCGGCGCGCGCCAGTACTACAAGCAGAAACTGGGTTACCGGCAGGACGGCCCGTACGTCAGCAAGCGGCTGTGA
- a CDS encoding OB-fold nucleic acid binding domain-containing protein: protein MGTCIICGSSTDGRVCDTHEEDVAFEFRGSSPDELTRGRYYKGTIDGFADFGVFVDVGDSVTGLLHRSEVPGRLESLAWDAGDEVYVQVTDVHDNDNVDLGWSIRQDDRDFRGHLVDDPDADSNAELPDDEDSETSTADGGTPVTEDDAEFERGDETESAPTEQETESDSEPETAEPDDSDDEPELADASDTEDDEDVERVAVANLDDHVDETVAVEGELASVRQTSGPTVFELADETGAIDCAAFVEAGVRAYPDVEAGAVARIVGEVERRRGELQVETEDLVELDGADAQAVEARMEDALTERATPEDTELLADDDAVEAVVDDLVDAATEIRRAVVEARPVIVRHTATVEGYVAGTAIERALLPLIRGEHAREDAEYHYVDRRPLDDAFYTIDDATGDVTSMLEAAERHDEKHPLFVLVGAGSTSESTDAIDLLDIYDADTVAIDGGYTDDAAGADVLVSPTVAGEPPVNTGALGSQLAALVNGDVREDLYHLPAVAYWADTPGAYADLASQTDYSADTLADLRDAIALEAFYQSYEDKRELISDLLWGEADDSLIEHVSEQFRERLDTELATAEPHLEVRGQDGVAFETLDVDAYTHQYDFPPVDLLLDALYRRRDRADVLVGVSGDEIRVRSDGAVDVRAAGETVADELPDAGVEPRGARDGRIEFLSGEQEAVVDAVVDAIADQLA, encoded by the coding sequence ATGGGTACGTGTATCATCTGCGGCTCCTCCACGGACGGCCGTGTCTGTGACACCCACGAGGAGGACGTCGCCTTCGAGTTCCGCGGCAGCTCTCCGGACGAACTGACGCGCGGTCGCTACTACAAGGGAACCATCGACGGCTTCGCCGACTTCGGCGTCTTCGTCGACGTCGGTGACTCCGTCACCGGCCTGCTCCACCGCAGCGAAGTCCCCGGTCGCCTCGAATCCCTCGCGTGGGACGCCGGCGACGAAGTGTACGTCCAGGTCACGGACGTCCACGACAACGACAACGTCGACCTCGGCTGGTCGATTCGACAGGACGACCGCGACTTCCGCGGCCACCTCGTCGACGACCCCGACGCCGACTCGAACGCCGAGCTCCCCGACGACGAGGACAGCGAGACCAGCACCGCCGACGGCGGTACGCCGGTCACGGAGGACGACGCCGAGTTCGAGCGCGGCGACGAGACCGAATCGGCGCCCACAGAACAGGAAACGGAATCCGACAGCGAGCCCGAAACTGCCGAACCCGACGACTCGGACGACGAGCCCGAACTCGCCGACGCGTCCGACACGGAGGACGACGAGGACGTGGAACGCGTCGCCGTCGCGAACCTCGACGACCACGTCGACGAGACGGTCGCCGTCGAGGGTGAACTCGCGAGCGTCCGCCAGACCAGCGGCCCGACGGTGTTCGAGCTCGCCGACGAGACCGGCGCCATCGACTGCGCCGCGTTCGTCGAGGCCGGCGTCCGCGCCTACCCCGACGTCGAAGCCGGCGCGGTCGCCCGCATCGTGGGCGAAGTCGAGCGCCGCCGCGGCGAACTCCAGGTCGAGACCGAGGACCTCGTGGAACTCGACGGCGCGGACGCGCAAGCCGTCGAAGCCCGCATGGAGGACGCGCTCACCGAGCGCGCCACGCCCGAGGACACCGAACTGCTCGCCGACGACGACGCCGTCGAAGCCGTCGTCGACGACCTCGTCGACGCCGCCACCGAGATTCGGCGCGCCGTCGTCGAAGCCCGCCCGGTCATCGTCCGCCACACCGCGACCGTCGAGGGCTACGTCGCCGGTACCGCCATCGAGCGCGCACTTCTGCCGCTCATCCGCGGCGAGCACGCTCGCGAGGACGCCGAGTACCACTACGTCGACCGCCGCCCGCTCGACGACGCCTTCTACACCATCGACGACGCCACCGGCGACGTCACCAGCATGCTCGAAGCCGCCGAGCGCCACGACGAGAAACACCCGCTGTTCGTGCTCGTCGGCGCCGGCTCCACCAGCGAGTCCACGGACGCCATCGACCTCCTGGACATCTACGACGCCGACACGGTCGCCATCGACGGCGGCTACACCGACGACGCCGCGGGCGCCGACGTACTCGTCAGCCCGACGGTCGCCGGCGAGCCGCCCGTGAACACGGGCGCGCTCGGCTCCCAGCTCGCCGCGCTCGTCAACGGCGACGTCCGCGAAGACCTCTACCACCTGCCCGCGGTCGCCTACTGGGCGGACACGCCGGGAGCGTACGCGGACCTCGCGTCGCAGACCGACTACAGCGCGGACACGCTCGCCGACCTCCGGGACGCCATCGCGCTGGAGGCGTTCTACCAGTCCTACGAGGACAAGCGCGAGCTCATCTCGGACCTGCTCTGGGGGGAAGCCGACGACTCGCTCATCGAGCACGTCTCCGAGCAGTTCCGCGAACGCCTCGACACCGAGCTCGCGACGGCCGAACCCCACCTCGAAGTCCGCGGGCAGGACGGCGTCGCGTTCGAGACGCTGGACGTCGACGCGTACACCCACCAGTACGACTTCCCGCCGGTCGACCTGCTGCTCGACGCGCTCTACCGGCGCCGCGACCGCGCGGACGTGCTCGTCGGCGTGAGCGGCGACGAGATCCGCGTCCGCAGCGACGGCGCGGTCGACGTGCGCGCGGCCGGCGAGACGGTCGCCGACGAGCTCCCGGACGCCGGCGTCGAGCCGCGGGGCGCCCGCGACGGCCGCATCGAGTTCCTCTCCGGCGAGCAGGAAGCGGTCGTCGACGCCGTCGTCGACGCCATCGCCGACCAGCTCGCGTAA